A region from the Prionailurus viverrinus isolate Anna chromosome E2, UM_Priviv_1.0, whole genome shotgun sequence genome encodes:
- the CD37 gene encoding leukocyte antigen CD37 isoform X2 produces METWEELPNVSLVPTNPKAPQAKMSAQDSCLSLIKYLLFVFNLFFFVLGSLIFCFGIWILIDKTSFVSFIWSKALAISGILTMGLALLGCVGALKELRCLLGLYFGILLLLFAMQITLGILISTQRTRLERRVKDIVMETIQRYHAHPEESAAEESWDYVQFQLRCCGWNSPRDWFSIPSLSSNESEVHRVPCSCYNSSASNDSAIFEKLSFPQFSRLGPLARPRHSTDLCLVPANSDIYSEGCARSLQKWLHNNLISIVGICLGVGLLELSFMTLSIFLCRNLDQVYDRLARYL; encoded by the exons ATGGAGACCTGGGAGGAACTACCCAACGTGTCCTTGGTGCCCACAAATCCCAAGGCCCCTCAG GCGAAGATGTCGGCCCAGGACAGCTGCCTCAGCCTCATCAAGTACCTCCTCTTCGTTTTCAACCTCTTCTTCTTC GTCCTAGGCAGCCTTATTTTCTGCTTTGGCATCTGGATACTCATTGACAAGACCAGCTTCGTGTCCTTT ATCTGGTCCAAGGCCCTGGCCATCTCAGGAATTCTCACCATGGGTCTTGCTCTCCTGGGCTGTGTGGGGGCCCTGAAGGAGCTCCGCTGCCTGCTGGGCCTG tatTTTGGGATACTGCTGCTCCTGTTTGCCATGCAGATCACGCTAGGAATCCTCATCTCCACTCAGCGGACCCGG CTGGAGCGGAGGGTGAAGGATATCGTGATGGAGACCATCCAACGCTACCACGCGCACCCGGAGGAGTCGGCGGCGGAGGAGAGCTGGGACTACGTGCAGTTCCAG CTGCGCTGCTGCGGCTGGAACTCTCCTCGGGACTGGTTCAGTATCCCCAGCCTCAGCAGCAACGAGTCAGAGGTGCACCGCGTGCCCTGCTCCTGCTATAATTCATCGGCGAGCAACGACTCCGCCATCTTCGAGAAACTCTCCTTCCCCCAGTTCAGCCGGCTGGGACCACTGGCGCGGCCCCGCCACAGTACAGACCTTTGCCTGGTCCCTGCAAACAGCGATATCTACAGCGAG GGCTGCGCGCGGAGCCTCCAGAAGTGGTTGCACAACAACCTCATCTCCATAGTAGGCATTTGTCTGGGCGTCGGTCTACTTGAG CTCAGCTTCATGACGCTCTCCATATTCCTGTGCAGAAACCTGGACCAAGTCTACGACCGGCTTGCTCGGTACCTCTAG
- the CD37 gene encoding leukocyte antigen CD37 isoform X1, whose amino-acid sequence METWEELPNVSLVPTNPKAPQAKMSAQDSCLSLIKYLLFVFNLFFFVLGSLIFCFGIWILIDKTSFVSFVGLSFMPLQIWSKALAISGILTMGLALLGCVGALKELRCLLGLYFGILLLLFAMQITLGILISTQRTRLERRVKDIVMETIQRYHAHPEESAAEESWDYVQFQLRCCGWNSPRDWFSIPSLSSNESEVHRVPCSCYNSSASNDSAIFEKLSFPQFSRLGPLARPRHSTDLCLVPANSDIYSEGCARSLQKWLHNNLISIVGICLGVGLLELSFMTLSIFLCRNLDQVYDRLARHH is encoded by the exons ATGGAGACCTGGGAGGAACTACCCAACGTGTCCTTGGTGCCCACAAATCCCAAGGCCCCTCAG GCGAAGATGTCGGCCCAGGACAGCTGCCTCAGCCTCATCAAGTACCTCCTCTTCGTTTTCAACCTCTTCTTCTTC GTCCTAGGCAGCCTTATTTTCTGCTTTGGCATCTGGATACTCATTGACAAGACCAGCTTCGTGTCCTTTGTAG GCCTGTCCTTCATGCCCCTGCAGATCTGGTCCAAGGCCCTGGCCATCTCAGGAATTCTCACCATGGGTCTTGCTCTCCTGGGCTGTGTGGGGGCCCTGAAGGAGCTCCGCTGCCTGCTGGGCCTG tatTTTGGGATACTGCTGCTCCTGTTTGCCATGCAGATCACGCTAGGAATCCTCATCTCCACTCAGCGGACCCGG CTGGAGCGGAGGGTGAAGGATATCGTGATGGAGACCATCCAACGCTACCACGCGCACCCGGAGGAGTCGGCGGCGGAGGAGAGCTGGGACTACGTGCAGTTCCAG CTGCGCTGCTGCGGCTGGAACTCTCCTCGGGACTGGTTCAGTATCCCCAGCCTCAGCAGCAACGAGTCAGAGGTGCACCGCGTGCCCTGCTCCTGCTATAATTCATCGGCGAGCAACGACTCCGCCATCTTCGAGAAACTCTCCTTCCCCCAGTTCAGCCGGCTGGGACCACTGGCGCGGCCCCGCCACAGTACAGACCTTTGCCTGGTCCCTGCAAACAGCGATATCTACAGCGAG GGCTGCGCGCGGAGCCTCCAGAAGTGGTTGCACAACAACCTCATCTCCATAGTAGGCATTTGTCTGGGCGTCGGTCTACTTGAG CTCAGCTTCATGACGCTCTCCATATTCCTGTGCAGAAACCTGGACCAAGTCTACGACCGGCTTGCTCG
- the CD37 gene encoding leukocyte antigen CD37 isoform X3, with amino-acid sequence MSAQDSCLSLIKYLLFVFNLFFFVLGSLIFCFGIWILIDKTSFVSFVGLSFMPLQIWSKALAISGILTMGLALLGCVGALKELRCLLGLYFGILLLLFAMQITLGILISTQRTRLERRVKDIVMETIQRYHAHPEESAAEESWDYVQFQLRCCGWNSPRDWFSIPSLSSNESEVHRVPCSCYNSSASNDSAIFEKLSFPQFSRLGPLARPRHSTDLCLVPANSDIYSEGCARSLQKWLHNNLISIVGICLGVGLLELSFMTLSIFLCRNLDQVYDRLARYL; translated from the exons ATGTCGGCCCAGGACAGCTGCCTCAGCCTCATCAAGTACCTCCTCTTCGTTTTCAACCTCTTCTTCTTC GTCCTAGGCAGCCTTATTTTCTGCTTTGGCATCTGGATACTCATTGACAAGACCAGCTTCGTGTCCTTTGTAG GCCTGTCCTTCATGCCCCTGCAGATCTGGTCCAAGGCCCTGGCCATCTCAGGAATTCTCACCATGGGTCTTGCTCTCCTGGGCTGTGTGGGGGCCCTGAAGGAGCTCCGCTGCCTGCTGGGCCTG tatTTTGGGATACTGCTGCTCCTGTTTGCCATGCAGATCACGCTAGGAATCCTCATCTCCACTCAGCGGACCCGG CTGGAGCGGAGGGTGAAGGATATCGTGATGGAGACCATCCAACGCTACCACGCGCACCCGGAGGAGTCGGCGGCGGAGGAGAGCTGGGACTACGTGCAGTTCCAG CTGCGCTGCTGCGGCTGGAACTCTCCTCGGGACTGGTTCAGTATCCCCAGCCTCAGCAGCAACGAGTCAGAGGTGCACCGCGTGCCCTGCTCCTGCTATAATTCATCGGCGAGCAACGACTCCGCCATCTTCGAGAAACTCTCCTTCCCCCAGTTCAGCCGGCTGGGACCACTGGCGCGGCCCCGCCACAGTACAGACCTTTGCCTGGTCCCTGCAAACAGCGATATCTACAGCGAG GGCTGCGCGCGGAGCCTCCAGAAGTGGTTGCACAACAACCTCATCTCCATAGTAGGCATTTGTCTGGGCGTCGGTCTACTTGAG CTCAGCTTCATGACGCTCTCCATATTCCTGTGCAGAAACCTGGACCAAGTCTACGACCGGCTTGCTCGGTACCTCTAG
- the CD37 gene encoding leukocyte antigen CD37 isoform X4 — protein MPLQIWSKALAISGILTMGLALLGCVGALKELRCLLGLYFGILLLLFAMQITLGILISTQRTRLERRVKDIVMETIQRYHAHPEESAAEESWDYVQFQLRCCGWNSPRDWFSIPSLSSNESEVHRVPCSCYNSSASNDSAIFEKLSFPQFSRLGPLARPRHSTDLCLVPANSDIYSEGCARSLQKWLHNNLISIVGICLGVGLLELSFMTLSIFLCRNLDQVYDRLARYL, from the exons ATGCCCCTGCAGATCTGGTCCAAGGCCCTGGCCATCTCAGGAATTCTCACCATGGGTCTTGCTCTCCTGGGCTGTGTGGGGGCCCTGAAGGAGCTCCGCTGCCTGCTGGGCCTG tatTTTGGGATACTGCTGCTCCTGTTTGCCATGCAGATCACGCTAGGAATCCTCATCTCCACTCAGCGGACCCGG CTGGAGCGGAGGGTGAAGGATATCGTGATGGAGACCATCCAACGCTACCACGCGCACCCGGAGGAGTCGGCGGCGGAGGAGAGCTGGGACTACGTGCAGTTCCAG CTGCGCTGCTGCGGCTGGAACTCTCCTCGGGACTGGTTCAGTATCCCCAGCCTCAGCAGCAACGAGTCAGAGGTGCACCGCGTGCCCTGCTCCTGCTATAATTCATCGGCGAGCAACGACTCCGCCATCTTCGAGAAACTCTCCTTCCCCCAGTTCAGCCGGCTGGGACCACTGGCGCGGCCCCGCCACAGTACAGACCTTTGCCTGGTCCCTGCAAACAGCGATATCTACAGCGAG GGCTGCGCGCGGAGCCTCCAGAAGTGGTTGCACAACAACCTCATCTCCATAGTAGGCATTTGTCTGGGCGTCGGTCTACTTGAG CTCAGCTTCATGACGCTCTCCATATTCCTGTGCAGAAACCTGGACCAAGTCTACGACCGGCTTGCTCGGTACCTCTAG
- the CD37 gene encoding leukocyte antigen CD37 isoform X5: MGLALLGCVGALKELRCLLGLYFGILLLLFAMQITLGILISTQRTRLERRVKDIVMETIQRYHAHPEESAAEESWDYVQFQLRCCGWNSPRDWFSIPSLSSNESEVHRVPCSCYNSSASNDSAIFEKLSFPQFSRLGPLARPRHSTDLCLVPANSDIYSEGCARSLQKWLHNNLISIVGICLGVGLLELSFMTLSIFLCRNLDQVYDRLARYL, translated from the exons ATGGGTCTTGCTCTCCTGGGCTGTGTGGGGGCCCTGAAGGAGCTCCGCTGCCTGCTGGGCCTG tatTTTGGGATACTGCTGCTCCTGTTTGCCATGCAGATCACGCTAGGAATCCTCATCTCCACTCAGCGGACCCGG CTGGAGCGGAGGGTGAAGGATATCGTGATGGAGACCATCCAACGCTACCACGCGCACCCGGAGGAGTCGGCGGCGGAGGAGAGCTGGGACTACGTGCAGTTCCAG CTGCGCTGCTGCGGCTGGAACTCTCCTCGGGACTGGTTCAGTATCCCCAGCCTCAGCAGCAACGAGTCAGAGGTGCACCGCGTGCCCTGCTCCTGCTATAATTCATCGGCGAGCAACGACTCCGCCATCTTCGAGAAACTCTCCTTCCCCCAGTTCAGCCGGCTGGGACCACTGGCGCGGCCCCGCCACAGTACAGACCTTTGCCTGGTCCCTGCAAACAGCGATATCTACAGCGAG GGCTGCGCGCGGAGCCTCCAGAAGTGGTTGCACAACAACCTCATCTCCATAGTAGGCATTTGTCTGGGCGTCGGTCTACTTGAG CTCAGCTTCATGACGCTCTCCATATTCCTGTGCAGAAACCTGGACCAAGTCTACGACCGGCTTGCTCGGTACCTCTAG